A section of the Phaseolus vulgaris cultivar G19833 chromosome 8, P. vulgaris v2.0, whole genome shotgun sequence genome encodes:
- the LOC137823523 gene encoding probable carboxylesterase 11 → MPSVAVKLYSVFFKFLLKHRLQNRIQTSSQHSDPFGITTRPEESVAAANPSFADGVATKDIHIDPLTSLSIRIFLPESALTAPELHSKPNNRPNHEPQPQPRSARLDSIARRKSYGPPLLEERRSNSCGGGSSVEGLNLMTDGAYRGYSPPAGAKGERRRLPVVLQFHGGGWVSGGSDSAANDVFCRRITELCDVIVIAVGYRLAPENRYPAAFEDGVKVLNWLAKQANLAECSRSMGGGRSGGHGGGNGGGEFKKSDAHKHIVDSFGASVVEPWLAAHADPSRCVLLGSSCGANIADYVARKAVEGGKLLDPVKVVAQVLMYPFFVGSVPTRSEIKLANSYFYDKAMCTLSWKLFLPEEEFSLDHPAANPLVPDRGPPLKLMPPTLTVVAEHDWMRDRAIAYSEELRKVNVDAPVLEYKDAVHEFATLDVLLKSPQAQVCAEDIAIWVKKYISLRGHEFSY, encoded by the exons ATGCCAAGTGTGGCTGTCAAGCTCTACAGCGTGTTCTTCAAGTTCCTCTTGAAGCACCGTTTGCAGAACCGGATCCAAACCTCTTCCCAACACTCCGACCCGTTTGGTATTACCACCCGACCCGAAGAGTCTGTCGCCGCCGCTAATCCCTCCTTCGCCGACGGCGTCGCCACCAAAGACATCCACATCGACCCCTTAACCTCTCTCTCCATCCGAATCTTCCTCCCCGAATCGGCCCTCACCGCTCCCGAGCTACATTCCAAACCTAATAATCGCCCCAATCACGAGCCTCAGCCTCAGCCTCGATCCGCGCGCCTCGATTCGATTGCACGCAGGAAGAGCTACGGGCCGCCGCTCCTAGAGGAGCGCCGGAGCAACAGCTGCGGAGGGGGCTCCAGCGTGGAGGGTTTGAACCTGATGACAGACGGTGCGTACAGGGGTTACTCGCCGCCGGCGGGGGCGAAGGGGGAGCGGCGGAGGCTGCCCGTGGTCCTGCAGTTCCACGGCGGGGGGTGGGTTAGCGGAGGGAGCGATTCGGCGGCGAACGATGTTTTTTGCCGGCGGATCACGGAGTTATGTGATGTGATAGTGATTGCGGTGGGGTACCGGCTGGCACCGGAGAACCGGTACCCGGCGGCGTTTGAGGACGGCGTGAAGGTGCTGAATTGGCTGGCGAAGCAGGCGAATTTGGCGGAATGTAGCAGGTCGATGGGAGGTGGGAGGAGTGGAGGGCATGGTGGTGGTAATGGTGGTGGGGAGTTCAAGAAATCGGATGCTCATAAGCATATTGTTGATTCCTTTGGGGCTTCTGTGGTTGAGCCTTGGCTGGCTGCTCACGCTGATCCTTCAAG ATGTGTTCTTCTTGGATCAAGTTGTGGTGCCAATATTGCAGACTACGTAGCTCGTAAAGCGGTGGAAGGAGGCAAACTTCTGGACCCTGTCAAGGTGGTAGCGCAGGTTCTAATGTATCCATTTTTCGTAGGAAGTGTTCCCACACGGTCTGAAATAAAGTTGGCAAACTCTTACTTTTATGACAAGGCCATGTGTACGCTTTCATGGAAACTTTTCCTACCTGAGGAGGAATTTAGTTTGGACCATCCAGCTGCTAATCCCCTTGTCCCGGACCGAGGTCCTCCTTTAAAGTTGATGCCTCCAACATTGACAGTTGTGGCCGAACATGACTGGATGAGGGATCGTGCCATTGCATACTCAGAGGAGCTCCGGAAGGTGAATGTGGATGCACCTGTTCTTGAGTATAAGGATGCTGTACATGAATTTGCAACGCTTGATGTCCTTCTCAAAAGCCCTCAGGCCCAGGTTTGTGCTGAGGACATAGCCATATGGGTGAAGAAATATATTTCTCTTCGGGGTCATGAATTCTCATATTGA